CTTGTGGAGAAATAAGTAAAACGGTGCATACACTCACAATCACAACTTTGCGCACTCAACATGGAGCTATGTTGGGCGTGTGGAGAAAAACACTGGATTAAAATGGAGCTGATAGACAAAACATGGAGAAGGGCAGTTACTTGCAGTTTTGTTGAGCGTAATCTAGCGTTGAAGCCTTTATTGTCGGCGTTGTCTTTTTCATTAGGCGTGTATCCTCGGTTATGAGGTGCAAGTCTTTTTCTTTGGCAAGATAGGCGTATGCTGCATCGTAGAATGTGATTTTATTTTGGATTGCTGTGCACAAGATTTCTTCTTCACTGCCAGCTATGTCCAGCACGTTCATTATGGCTAGAGTGTGCTTGATTATTTTTGTCAATGCTTTTGCTTCTTGCTCTGAAATTTTTGCTTGCAGGGCACAGTCTTTCCAAATGATGTTTCCCAATTCGTACCTTGCCAGTTCCAACGTAAAGTTTCCCGTCAAGACCTCAATCTTGTTTTCTTTTATGGCTCTAAAAATCGCTGAGGCATCAAAGAG
The Candidatus Bathyarchaeota archaeon genome window above contains:
- a CDS encoding type II toxin-antitoxin system VapC family toxin, which encodes MKCLFDASAIFRAIKENKIEVLTGNFTLELARYELGNIIWKDCALQAKISEQEAKALTKIIKHTLAIMNVLDIAGSEEEILCTAIQNKITFYDAAYAYLAKEKDLHLITEDTRLMKKTTPTIKASTLDYAQQNCK